The genomic DNA GAAACCGCCAATAAGCCACTGCGTGGCGCTGCCCCAGCGGCCTCGGATATCGATGAGGCGCGTGAGTTGCTGCAGGAGCACCACGACAACATCGAACAGAAGATCGAAGACATCGACGAACAGATTGCCGAGCTTGAGGCCAAGCGCAAGTTGCTGGTGCAGCAACACCCGCGCATCGAGTAGGGTACAGGCCTGTTCACTCAGTAGATAAACTGTATGTCCGAAGGCTTTTCCGCGCTGCCGCCGCTCAATGGGCTACGTGTTTTCGAGGTGGTGGCGCGCCACCTCAATTTCCGCCTGGCAGCCGACGAACTTGGGGTAACCCAGGCCGCCGTGGCGCAGCAGATCCGCGGGCTTGAAGCGAACTTGGGGATCAAGCTGTTCGAGCGCTTGCCCAGGGGCCTGAGCCTGACAGGCGCCGGCCAGCGTTACAGTGTCGATATCCGCAGCGCCTTTGCCTTGATCGGCAGCGCCACCCAGGCGTTGCGCCCGGATGCGTCGCACCTGACGGTGAGTGTCACACCGACCTTCGCGGCAAAGTGGCTGATCCCCAGGTTGTCGTCGTTTGCGCAGCAGCACCCGGACATCGATCTGCAGGTGCTGGCCACCGACCGGCTTTGCCAGTTCCGTCCAGAGGGCGTGGATATTGCCGTACGTTACGGCGTGCCACCGTTCGGGCCGGGACTGCATACCGAGCCGTTTCTTGCCCAGCGCGTGGTAGCCGTCGCCAGCCCGGCGCTGCTCGAGCAACTGGGCAAGCCCGAGGATCTGGAGCAGTTACAGCGTTACCCGTTGCTGCATGATGCCCACAACTTCTGGCCGGGCTTCATCACCGAGGTATTCCACCGGCATTTGCCGCCGGGTGCGAAGAATGTGCGGTTCAACCAGACGTCACTGGCCATCGATGCAGCGATTGCCGGGCAGGGCCTTGCCCTGGCCAGCGAGTTTTTCGTCCACAGCGACCTGCGCGCCGGGCGCCTGGCCCTTGCCTTTGACCAAGTGCTGGACTTGCAACAGGCGTTTTACCTGGTGTGGCCGCGTAATGCCCACCAACCGCCGGCACTGGCAACGGTGCGGGCATGGCTGCTGGAGCAGGCGATGCTTTAATGCAGTAGAAAATCTATCGTTTAGTCGAAGCTTATCTGGCTCTCTGGCAACGTAGGCCAGGTGCTAGTCTGGGCCCATTACCCATGCACACCGCAGGGTTGACCCGGAGGTTTCATGTCCAACGAAAAAGTAGCAATCGTGATCGCCGGCGGCAGTGGTATGGGCGCCGCGGCAGCCAGGCGCCTGGCTGCCGACGGCTTCAATATCGGTATCCTGTCGTCGTCTGGCAAAGGCGAGGCGTTGGCCGAGACGCTGGGCGGGATTGGCGTGACCGGCAGCAACCAGTGCAACGACGACATCAAGCGCCTGGTCGATGCCGTAGTCGCCAAATGGGGCCGTATCGATGTGCTGGTCAACAGTGCAGGCCACGGTCCGCGCGCGCCGATCCTTGAAATCAGCGATGCAGACTGGCACCAGGGCATGGAGACCTACCTGCTCAATGTCATCCGCCCGACGCGGCTGGTCACGCCCATCATGCAGCGCCAGCAGGGTGGGGTAGTGATCAACATTTCCACCGCCTGGGCCTTCGAGCCGAGTGAAATGTTCCCCACCTCGGCCGTATTCCGCGCGGGCCTGGCGGCGTTCAGCAAGATCTTCGCCGACACCTATGCTGCGGACAATATCCGCATCAACAACGTACTGCCGGGCTGGATCGACAGCCTGCCGGCCACTGACCAACGCCGTGACAGCGTGCCGCTCAAGCGCTATGGCAGCAGCGAGGAAATCGCCGCCACCGTAGCCTTCCTGGCCAGCGATGGCGCGGCGTACATCACCGGGCAGAACATCAGGGTCGATGGCGGTATTACCCGCAGCATTTGATCAGGCGCGGGCCAGCGTGGCTTTGAGTGTGCGCTCCACCACATCGACCAGGACCATGGTCTGGTGGTCCACTTCGATGTTGATCAGTTCACCGGCCTGGTAGTTGGCGAAAGTCGTCTGGCGCAGCGTTTCCGGGATCAGGTTGATGGTGACCAAGGTGTCGTCCACGTCGGCGACGGTCAGGCTGCAGCCGTTGACCCCGAGATAACCGCGTGGGAACACGTATTTGGCCCACTCCGGCGGCATGCGGAAGGTGATGAAGGCGCCGGTTTCCTTGATCGACAGCTCGACGATCTCGGCGGTGGTGGCGACATGGCCAGCCATGAGGTGGCCGCCGACTTCGGCGTTCATTTTCGCCGAGCGCTCAATGTTGACGCCTTGGCCTGCTTTGAAGCAGCGCAGGTTGGTGCGCTCCAGGGTGGCTGTCATGGCGTCGAACTTCACTTGGGTGCCGTCAATTTCGGTGACCGACAGACAGGTGCCCTCGACACTGACGCTGGCGCCGATCTTCAGGTCGTCGAGCAGTTCGGGAGTAAGGTCGATGGTGAACTGGTTGTGGCCCGGGTAGGTGGTCACAGCAAGCAGGGGGCGGACGGCCTGGACGATGCCGGTGTACATGTAGTTGCTCCTGGGCTCGGTAAATGATGCCCGGAAACTATGCTCCTGGAGCCGTAAAAGCAAGCCGGCCGGGCCGTGAGCGCCGGCAAACCGGCGCCCACAGGTGTAGCTAATAGCGCCTCAGACGTGCCCACTGCTGTTGACGATTCTCAGGCACAAGGCTTCATACGGATCCAGGTTGATCATCAACCGCCCATCCTCGGTCAGGTCGCCTTCGACCGTCTCGTTGATCATGTCCACCACCGTCCCGGGCGTGAAGCCGGTCAGCAGCAGCTCTTCAGCGATCACCTCCTGCCCGAAGTTCAGCGCGCTGATCTGGATGCCACGCCCGGCCGGTAGCTCATGCACCATCACCAGCAACCCCGGGCTGCTGACCTCGGGCACCAGTACCTGGCGGCTGCTGGCAATACCGTAGGCCTGGCGCACGGCGAGCAGTTTTTTAACTTTGCTGGCAAACGAATCGCTGCTTTCCAGCTGCTGGTCGAGGCTGCCGTACAGTGAGCGTGCGCGCGGCATGCCACGCACCGATGCCTCGGCCTGCGCATCGAGCCCGGCCAGGTCGTATGCGCCACGGTGGATCCAGCGGGTATCGCCATCGGCCATCTTTTGCGCCACCGCCTCGGCCGGCAGCGGCAGGGCGCCGACCAGGTCCCAACCGGACAGTGCGACTACACCGGGCTGCATGGCGTTGTACATCACCAGCAACAGGTGCACCTTCTGGATCAGCTCGATCTCCGCCGGGCCAATCTGGTCCAGGTCACGGATGCCCAAGGCCGCCGTGATCAGGCTGGCGGTGGTGCAGGAGATGCCGTTGGTGACAAAGCGCAAGTTGTAAGGGGCGTGTTCGCCCGAGAGACGTTCGTAGATTTCCTCGCGGATATGTTCGCGCAGGATGTTGCCGGGCAGGGTCTGGCCCCGGTACAGGTACATGTCATGGGCGTGCAGGGTCCAGAAGTGCACCAGCTCGACGGTGAGTTCGTCGTGGTTCTGCAGGGCGTGAATCAACGACGCCGGGTCGATGCCGAAACCGTGCATTTCCTTGAGCATCAGGCGCAGGAACTCGGTATCGCCGGTCAGCAGCGCATGCTGGTAAGCCGGGCGGGTGATGAAGTCATAGGACAGGTCGGCGCCGCCCTTGGACATCTGCGCGATGTCGTCCAGGGTCAGGTTCAGCTCCTGGAAGCTGAACCCGCCGGCCTTGCGGATCATGCCACCGATCAGCTGGTTACCCACGATCGACAGCGGGTGGCTTTCTGACCAGGCGGTACCACTGGCGCAGGTCTCGACCCCGAGAAAACCGTTGGCATCCAGGCGCAGGCCGCGCGCGCCCAGGCAGTCCAGCGCATGCAGGGCGTCGCCGATGATCATTTGCTGGGCGGCAAAGCTTGGGTCCAGCCAGTTCAGCGACGGCTGGCCATCCTTGAAGTAGTGCAGGTAGACCCAGCGCCGCGTCTTGCCATCGACACCAGTGATCGGTGGCGTTGCGCTCCAGTCGGTCTCCTTCACGCCAGGCTCGAAGAAGATCACCCGTTGCAGCTGGCCGACGATGTAGTGGTGTGCCTTGAGTTCGTCGCACTGTGCGGGCAGCAGGTTGACCGAATCACGGCCAGGGGGCACGTCCGGCAGCAGCGGCCAGTCTTCCTCACGGATCTCGACCATGTGGTACAGCCCTGGATAGGCGCCGTGGGCCAGCTCGGCCAGGCGGAAATCGGCGCCCTTGCCGGTGTGCGAGGGGATCAGGTCGTCGATGGTCACGGCATTGTGCGCCGCCGCCATGCGGCTCATCTGCACCAGCTCCTGTTCACTGCCGTAGAGCGGGTCGATGTCGAAGCTGATGCGGTCGAAATTGCCGTCCACGCTGGGGGTGAAGTCGCGCCCGCTGACACCGCCGGACTGTTTGATGGGGCCTGTGTGAATGCCCTGCACGCCAATTTCCGACAGGCGCTTCCACAAGGCTTCGTGGCCCAGCGCGCCGAGCACCGAGCAGCCTTCAGGCGCGATGATCGCGTCGGGATAGACGGTGAGCCATACCGACGCAATGTCGGTGGCGCGGCGTGGCTGCGTTTCGGCGTAGGGGTTCATCCACAGGCGCGATTGCCCTGAATACAGCCGGGCTCGCTCCTGCGAGGCCTTGAGCATGGAGCGTTCTTCGAGCCATTTGACGTATGACGGGTCTGGTTGAGTCATTTCGCGTCCTCTCTGCGTGGCTGCACCGGCCAAGTTATGACGACGACGGCGCCTGAACGTTCGGCTGAGGTATCAAGGCCCTGGCCATTCAGCGCCGAGCCGACAACTGCTGTGGCGCCAGGAAGGCGTCATGAAAGTAGTTGCGCAGCGCCAGCATCGCCGGGCTGAATGCCCGCTCGCGGTGCCAGGCCAGGCCCACGCTCATGGGCGTTACCGGGTCGCTGATGGTTACGGTCTCGATGCGCTTGCCTTCGAGCGACCAGGGCCGGTGCACCAGGTCCGACAGGATCGCCACGCCGCTGCCATTGGCTACCATACTGCGCACCGCCTCGACCGAACTGGTGCGCACCCGCACGCTCGGCCGCTGGCCGGCCAGCTCCCAGTAACGCATGGCGCTCTGCTCGGCTTCGTCCACAGTCAGCAGGATGAACGGCTCACGCGCAACATCGGCCAGGCTCACCGTAGAGCGCTCGCACAGCGGATGGTGGCTGGGCAGCCACAGCCGGCGCTCGGAGTTGAACAGGGTTTCGGACACGATATCCGGGTGGGTGAGGTTGGCGGTGAGCACCACCGCCATGTCGAAGCGGCCTTCCAGCAGCCCTTGCTCGATGGCGCTGCGCTCCTGCTCGTGTACCTGGAGGTTTACGTCCGGGTGCCAGTGTTCCAGGCGTTGCAAGTGGTGCGGCAGGAAATAGCCGATCACCGTGTAACTCGCCGCCAGGCGCAGCAGGCCGCTGGCGCGCACGTCCGGCAGCGGGCTGTTGAGTGCGTCATCGACACTGCGCAGGATCACATAGGCGCGGTTGAGAAAATGCCGGCCCGCATCGGTCAGGCTCATGCCTTGCGCCGAGCGCTGGAACAACAACACCCCGAGCATTGCCTCCAGTTCCTTGATCGCGGTGGTGACCGCCGATTGGGAAATGTTGAGGTGGATGGCGGCCTGGGAAATCTGGCCGATCTCGGCGGTGGCGACGAAGTAGCGAACCTGGCGCAAGGTCAGTGACACGGGAGACTCCTGGGTATCTGTTTTTCAGAAGACACCCTATCTGTTTATAGATCTTCCCAAGGGGGTTGTGGAGAATCTAACGTGACCTTCACACCGTCACAAGCACCGGGAGCGTAGGCATGCAGGCAGTAGACTTCAATTCTGACATGGGCGAGGGCTTCGGCCCGTGGACCATCGGCGACGGCGTCGACAACGAACTGATGGCCTTCATCAGTTCGGCCAACATCGCCACCGGCTTTCATGCCGGCGACCCTGGCACCATGCGTCGCACCGTCGAACGGGCCAAGGCGCTGGGCGTGGCGGTAGGCGCTCACCCGGGTTTTCGTGACCTGGTCGGGTTTGGCCGCCGGCACATCAACGCACCGGCTCAGGAGCTGGTCGACGACATGCTGTACCAGTTGGGTGCGCTGCGTGAAATTGCCCGTGCGCAGGGCGTGAAACTGCAACACATCAAGCCCCATGGTGCCCTGTACATGCACCTGGCCCGTGATGAGGAAGCCGCCCGGTTGCTGGTGCAGAACCTGCAGGTGATCGAGCCGCAGCTGTTGCTGTACTGCATGCCTGGCTCGGTGATCTGCCGGGTTGCGCAGGCACTCGGCCAGCCGGTGGTGCGTGAGTTCTATGCTGACCGTGAGTACGACCAGAGCGGTTCCATCGTGTTTACCCGCAATGTGCGTGGCCATCAGCCGCAGGCGGTCGCCGAGCGCGTGCTGCGGGCTTGCCGCGAGGGCGTGGTCCGTACGGTCGAGGGCCAGGACCTGGCCATCGAATTCGACTCGATCTGCCTGCACAGTGATACCCCCGGCGCGCTCGACCTGGTCGAAGCCACACGCGCGGCGCTGGACGCCGCCGGGATTGAGGTGCGCACGCCCCGTTGAGGTTCAAGGCACCCGGTGCTCAGACACCGGTGCCGCTGCACTGCATTGTTTTTGCCTGCCTTACGATAAAGATTCCAAAAAAGGAGCAGACATGGCCGAGCCGCTTGCCAGTACCCCGATCCGCTACAGCTTTGGTGCCGACGAGCACCTGTTTGCCGAGGTCAGCGACAGTATGTCGCTCGAGGCGTTCTTCAAGGGCATGGCCGTCACCCGGGCGGTGGAGCGCCTGGCGCTGGAGGGCGTGCTGGACATTTGCCTGGCCAACGCCTCGTTCCAGATCCGCTTCGACCCCGACCGCATCGCCCCCGACGTGCTGCTTGCAGCGGTGCGCGGTGCAGAGGCCGAGGCGGTCGCCGAACGCGCGTTGCACACCCGGATCATCGAGATCCCGGTGCTGTACAACGACCCCTGGACCCATGAAACCCTCATGCGCTTTCGCGACCGCCACCAGGACCCGAACAGTACCGACCTCGAATACGCGGCGCGCATCAATGGCCTGGCCGATGTCGATGCCTTCATCGCCGCGCACAGTGGCGCGCCTTGGTTCGTGTCGATGGTCGGCTTTGTCGCCGGCCTGCCGTTCATGTTCCAGATGGTCGAGCGCGAGCGTCAGTTGCAGGTGCCCAAGTACCTGCGCCCACGCACCGACACGCCGAAGCTGACCCTGGGCCACGGCGGTTGTTTCGGCTGCATCTATTCGGTGCGCGGGGCAGGGGGCTACCAGATGTTCGGCGTTACCCCGGCGCCGATCTACGACCCGCAGCAAGGCCTGAACTACCTGAAGGAGCACATGGTGTTCTTCCGCCCAGGGGACATCGTGCAGTTCAAACCCATCGACCGTCAGGCCTACGACCAAGCGGTGGCGGATGTCGAGGACGGCCGTTTCGACCTGCGCATTCGCCCGGTAGAGTTTTCCCTCGATGCTTTCCTGGCCGACCCGGTCGGCTATCCCAAGTCCTTGCAGGAGGTGTTGGCATGATCAAGGTACTCAAGCCTGGCCTGGCAACTTCGGTGCAGGACCTGGGCCGTGAAGGCTATTACCACCTGGGTATCCCGCCCTCCGGTGCGCTTGATCAATATGCGCTGCGCGCCGCCAATCAGCTGGTCGGCAATCCGGCGGGTACTGCTGGCCTTGAATGCGCGCTGGTGGGGCCGGAGCTGGAGTTTCTGCAGGATGCGCTGGTGGCGGTGTGTGGTGCACAGATGCCGGTGCTGCTCGATGGCCGCGAACAGCGCCCTGACACTTCGTTTGCAGTCAGGGCAGGCCAGGTGCTGCGCTTCGCCTTCCCCACAGCCGGGGCACGTGCCTACCTGGCAGTCGCGGGCGGCATCGATGTGCCAGAAGTGCTGGGCAGCCGGTCCACTTACGCCTTGGGCGCGCTGGGCGGTTTTCACGGTCGCAAGCTGCTGGCAGGCGATGTATTGCCGGTCGGTGTGCCCAGCGCCAAAGCCCGTGCCGGAGCCAGTTTGCCAATGGCGCTGCGCCAGGCACTGGGTGGGGAAGTGGTGTTGCGCGTGGTGCCGGGGCTGTACTTCCACCGCCTGACTGATGCTGCGGCGAAAAGCTTTTTCACCGATGCCTGGACGGTGGGCTCCGAGGCCGACCGCATCGGCTACCGTTACAAGGGCGGCAACGCACTGGGTTTCCAGCCGCGAGAGCAGCCATTCGGCGCAGGTTCGGACCCGTCCAATATCGTCGACAGCTGCTACCCGATCGGCTCGATACAAGTGCCAGCCGGGCTGGAACCGATCATTCTGCACCGCGATGCAGTGTCCGGTGGTGGGTACGCCATGATCGGCACGGTGATCAGTGCCGACCTGGACCTGATCGGGCAGATGCAGCCGAACCAGCAGGCGCGGTTCTTGCCGGTGAGCATGGAGGATGCGCTTGAGGCGCGGCGGTCGTATAAGAAGAGGCTGGGGTATCTGAGCAAATTGTTCGGCTGATTGGTGGGGGCCTGTACCGGCGTCTTCGCGGGTTGTGCTGCGAAGCGTCCGGTACAGGCTGGCAACCCGTCAGGTCAGAAGCTGTACTTGGCCGTCAGCATCATGTTGCGCGGCGCGCCCCAGGTGTCGCCGGCATAGTTGACCGAGTTGGCCACAGCCGAGTAGTACTTGCGATCGAACACGTTGTTGGCGTTGAGTTGCAGGTCGAGGTGCTTGTTGACCTGGTAGCCGGCCATCAGGTCGGTGACCGCGTACGACCCCTGGACCAGGCGGTACTCGCTGCCATCGGCAACGGTGAAGTCGTTGTAGATGCGGCTCTGCCAGGAGATGTTGCCACCGATGCGCAGCTTCTCAAGCGGGCCCTCGAAGCGGTAGGTGGTGGTCAGCTTGAACAGGTGCTCGGGGGTATCGGTGTCGAAGCGCTGGTTGACGTTGCCTGGGTTGGCGGCGTCCTTGAGGGTGTGGACGCGGGCATAAGTGTAGCCGGCACCGACCTGCCAGTTGCGGGTCAGCGCACCTTGCAGCTCCATGTCGATACCTTGGCTGCGTACCTCGCCAGAGGCGACGTAGCAGTTGGTCGGGTCGCTGCAGCCGGCCAGGTCGGTCTGCGAAACGCCACGGTTTTCCTGGTCGATACGGAACAGCGCCACGCTGGCATTGAGGGCGCCATCGAAGTACTCGCCCTTGACGCCGATTTCATAGTTCTTGCCCTCGACCGGCTTGAGCGGGCTGCCGGAAGCGTCCTTGTACTCCTGCGGGTTGAAGATGTCGCTGTAGCTGACATACACCGAGTGATGATCGTCCAGGTCGTAGATCAGGCCCGCGTAGCGAGTGACGTTGCGCGTGACTTTGTAATCGGCGCTGGCACTTTCCTTGTTGTCATAGTCATACCAGTCCAGGCGGCCGCCCAGGATCAGCTTCAGCGGATCGGCCAGGCTCAGCCGGGTGGTCATGTACACGCCTTCCTGGGTGGTGACTTCGCGTACGTTGTTGGTGTGCACGAAGTTCGGCTTGCCGCCATCGATCGGCCAGTTGGTGTCGTATGGGCTGTAGTTGCGTGTGTCCATGTCGTAGATGCGCTTGCTGGCGCCCACCACCAGCTCGTGGGTGCGGCCAAACGCTTCGAACGGGCCGCTGACGAAGCCGTCAAGGCCGGCCTGGTTTTCCTGGTGCTTGGACTGGTAAGCGGTGCGGGACAACGGCTTATTGAGCCCGGCCCAGCGCGACTGGTAGGAGCCGGTGAAGGTGCCGTCTTGCTGGGAATAGTTGGCGTTGACCTGAAGTT from Pseudomonas putida includes the following:
- a CDS encoding LysR substrate-binding domain-containing protein codes for the protein MSEGFSALPPLNGLRVFEVVARHLNFRLAADELGVTQAAVAQQIRGLEANLGIKLFERLPRGLSLTGAGQRYSVDIRSAFALIGSATQALRPDASHLTVSVTPTFAAKWLIPRLSSFAQQHPDIDLQVLATDRLCQFRPEGVDIAVRYGVPPFGPGLHTEPFLAQRVVAVASPALLEQLGKPEDLEQLQRYPLLHDAHNFWPGFITEVFHRHLPPGAKNVRFNQTSLAIDAAIAGQGLALASEFFVHSDLRAGRLALAFDQVLDLQQAFYLVWPRNAHQPPALATVRAWLLEQAML
- a CDS encoding SDR family oxidoreductase, translating into MSNEKVAIVIAGGSGMGAAAARRLAADGFNIGILSSSGKGEALAETLGGIGVTGSNQCNDDIKRLVDAVVAKWGRIDVLVNSAGHGPRAPILEISDADWHQGMETYLLNVIRPTRLVTPIMQRQQGGVVINISTAWAFEPSEMFPTSAVFRAGLAAFSKIFADTYAADNIRINNVLPGWIDSLPATDQRRDSVPLKRYGSSEEIAATVAFLASDGAAYITGQNIRVDGGITRSI
- a CDS encoding riboflavin synthase; translated protein: MYTGIVQAVRPLLAVTTYPGHNQFTIDLTPELLDDLKIGASVSVEGTCLSVTEIDGTQVKFDAMTATLERTNLRCFKAGQGVNIERSAKMNAEVGGHLMAGHVATTAEIVELSIKETGAFITFRMPPEWAKYVFPRGYLGVNGCSLTVADVDDTLVTINLIPETLRQTTFANYQAGELINIEVDHQTMVLVDVVERTLKATLARA
- the treS gene encoding maltose alpha-D-glucosyltransferase, with the protein product MTQPDPSYVKWLEERSMLKASQERARLYSGQSRLWMNPYAETQPRRATDIASVWLTVYPDAIIAPEGCSVLGALGHEALWKRLSEIGVQGIHTGPIKQSGGVSGRDFTPSVDGNFDRISFDIDPLYGSEQELVQMSRMAAAHNAVTIDDLIPSHTGKGADFRLAELAHGAYPGLYHMVEIREEDWPLLPDVPPGRDSVNLLPAQCDELKAHHYIVGQLQRVIFFEPGVKETDWSATPPITGVDGKTRRWVYLHYFKDGQPSLNWLDPSFAAQQMIIGDALHALDCLGARGLRLDANGFLGVETCASGTAWSESHPLSIVGNQLIGGMIRKAGGFSFQELNLTLDDIAQMSKGGADLSYDFITRPAYQHALLTGDTEFLRLMLKEMHGFGIDPASLIHALQNHDELTVELVHFWTLHAHDMYLYRGQTLPGNILREHIREEIYERLSGEHAPYNLRFVTNGISCTTASLITAALGIRDLDQIGPAEIELIQKVHLLLVMYNAMQPGVVALSGWDLVGALPLPAEAVAQKMADGDTRWIHRGAYDLAGLDAQAEASVRGMPRARSLYGSLDQQLESSDSFASKVKKLLAVRQAYGIASSRQVLVPEVSSPGLLVMVHELPAGRGIQISALNFGQEVIAEELLLTGFTPGTVVDMINETVEGDLTEDGRLMINLDPYEALCLRIVNSSGHV
- a CDS encoding LysR family transcriptional regulator; protein product: MSLTLRQVRYFVATAEIGQISQAAIHLNISQSAVTTAIKELEAMLGVLLFQRSAQGMSLTDAGRHFLNRAYVILRSVDDALNSPLPDVRASGLLRLAASYTVIGYFLPHHLQRLEHWHPDVNLQVHEQERSAIEQGLLEGRFDMAVVLTANLTHPDIVSETLFNSERRLWLPSHHPLCERSTVSLADVAREPFILLTVDEAEQSAMRYWELAGQRPSVRVRTSSVEAVRSMVANGSGVAILSDLVHRPWSLEGKRIETVTISDPVTPMSVGLAWHRERAFSPAMLALRNYFHDAFLAPQQLSARR
- a CDS encoding 5-oxoprolinase subunit PxpA — encoded protein: MQAVDFNSDMGEGFGPWTIGDGVDNELMAFISSANIATGFHAGDPGTMRRTVERAKALGVAVGAHPGFRDLVGFGRRHINAPAQELVDDMLYQLGALREIARAQGVKLQHIKPHGALYMHLARDEEAARLLVQNLQVIEPQLLLYCMPGSVICRVAQALGQPVVREFYADREYDQSGSIVFTRNVRGHQPQAVAERVLRACREGVVRTVEGQDLAIEFDSICLHSDTPGALDLVEATRAALDAAGIEVRTPR
- a CDS encoding 5-oxoprolinase subunit B family protein, which gives rise to MAEPLASTPIRYSFGADEHLFAEVSDSMSLEAFFKGMAVTRAVERLALEGVLDICLANASFQIRFDPDRIAPDVLLAAVRGAEAEAVAERALHTRIIEIPVLYNDPWTHETLMRFRDRHQDPNSTDLEYAARINGLADVDAFIAAHSGAPWFVSMVGFVAGLPFMFQMVERERQLQVPKYLRPRTDTPKLTLGHGGCFGCIYSVRGAGGYQMFGVTPAPIYDPQQGLNYLKEHMVFFRPGDIVQFKPIDRQAYDQAVADVEDGRFDLRIRPVEFSLDAFLADPVGYPKSLQEVLA
- a CDS encoding biotin-dependent carboxyltransferase family protein yields the protein MIKVLKPGLATSVQDLGREGYYHLGIPPSGALDQYALRAANQLVGNPAGTAGLECALVGPELEFLQDALVAVCGAQMPVLLDGREQRPDTSFAVRAGQVLRFAFPTAGARAYLAVAGGIDVPEVLGSRSTYALGALGGFHGRKLLAGDVLPVGVPSAKARAGASLPMALRQALGGEVVLRVVPGLYFHRLTDAAAKSFFTDAWTVGSEADRIGYRYKGGNALGFQPREQPFGAGSDPSNIVDSCYPIGSIQVPAGLEPIILHRDAVSGGGYAMIGTVISADLDLIGQMQPNQQARFLPVSMEDALEARRSYKKRLGYLSKLFG
- a CDS encoding TonB-dependent siderophore receptor, with the translated sequence MPSPLAPSRHLPARNLLAMAVCMAIVTPALAEDDQPTTLVLGATEISSDRLGSTTEGSQSYTTGSMATATKLPLSLRETPQAVTVITRQRMDDQAMTSINDVVKATPGLFLDYSGGPGRQNYISRGFDIDNLMYDGIPSGYKPYTVGAQPNLAMFDRVEIVRGATGLITGSGNPSAAINLVRKRPLAEQKVTLTGAAGSWDDYRGEIDASSPLNDSGTLRGRVVTSYRGANSYIDDVEQDHGLFYAITEADLSEDTTLTLGFSHQKDQTNNFWGAMPTALNGHHMDFSRSYNPGSDWENKDQEINTVFAEVQQRLANDWKLQVNANYSQQDGTFTGSYQSRWAGLNKPLSRTAYQSKHQENQAGLDGFVSGPFEAFGRTHELVVGASKRIYDMDTRNYSPYDTNWPIDGGKPNFVHTNNVREVTTQEGVYMTTRLSLADPLKLILGGRLDWYDYDNKESASADYKVTRNVTRYAGLIYDLDDHHSVYVSYSDIFNPQEYKDASGSPLKPVEGKNYEIGVKGEYFDGALNASVALFRIDQENRGVSQTDLAGCSDPTNCYVASGEVRSQGIDMELQGALTRNWQVGAGYTYARVHTLKDAANPGNVNQRFDTDTPEHLFKLTTTYRFEGPLEKLRIGGNISWQSRIYNDFTVADGSEYRLVQGSYAVTDLMAGYQVNKHLDLQLNANNVFDRKYYSAVANSVNYAGDTWGAPRNMMLTAKYSF